In the genome of Microbacterium saperdae, one region contains:
- a CDS encoding DUF4012 domain-containing protein, whose amino-acid sequence MAVVVVALGVGGAFVGKRVYDQAMTARAHLTAAMPYVNQVKSALLASDVDAAGQAAQAYVKEASAAQAALDGRAWSALEQIPLPVFENLRAVHTVADVAEEVGTQILVPASSMTLASIAPSGGRVDVAGLSTIQSTVAEIGEAVDGIEGQLDAIDRVALIEQVGTGVKQVDDAVGQVRALVGPAQDILGILPGLLGADGPRNYLLMFQGNAEARASGGSPGSFVVLRADQGAITFEKDVAATEFPFAIPESVVPLDAETTALYSDIVGRWTANMTSTPDFPTTAALLQGWWATQFDDQIDGVVSVDPVALSYFLEATGPLTLATGDVLTSENAAALLMNEAYFIYPDGRDSNAFFAGAAVSVFNGLLAGGASPVKLIDAGSKAAVEGRLKVWVPDADAMAVIDGSPVAGTLPIDNDEETAIGVYFNDTTGSKMDYYVDAAVAVETDQCTALGAPSWTTSVTLQNGITRDKANTLPRYITGPYFTPGDIGTDYIVYAPVGATIESWTVNGEARDALAHTTHLGRDAIRVNIVLKPGESATLQVLMKGAEAAKGASYGPLTVKHTPMVRETSVDIAAKGCS is encoded by the coding sequence GTGGCTGTCGTCGTCGTTGCTCTGGGAGTCGGCGGCGCGTTCGTCGGCAAGCGCGTGTACGACCAGGCGATGACGGCGCGCGCTCATCTCACAGCCGCTATGCCGTACGTCAATCAGGTGAAGTCCGCCCTGCTCGCGAGCGACGTCGATGCCGCTGGGCAGGCTGCGCAGGCGTATGTGAAAGAGGCTTCCGCGGCGCAAGCGGCGCTCGACGGCCGAGCATGGAGCGCGCTTGAGCAGATCCCCTTGCCCGTCTTCGAGAACCTTCGGGCCGTGCACACGGTCGCTGACGTCGCCGAGGAGGTCGGCACACAGATCCTGGTACCGGCGTCGTCCATGACACTGGCATCGATCGCCCCATCGGGAGGACGCGTGGATGTTGCCGGTCTCTCCACGATTCAGTCGACCGTGGCCGAGATCGGGGAAGCGGTCGATGGCATCGAGGGCCAGCTGGACGCGATCGATCGCGTTGCGCTCATCGAACAGGTCGGCACGGGCGTGAAGCAGGTTGATGACGCCGTTGGGCAGGTGCGCGCCCTCGTGGGTCCGGCCCAGGACATCCTCGGGATACTTCCGGGGCTTCTCGGCGCCGACGGACCGCGAAACTACCTGCTCATGTTCCAGGGAAACGCCGAGGCGCGTGCCAGCGGCGGCAGCCCCGGCTCGTTCGTCGTCCTCCGCGCGGATCAGGGCGCCATCACTTTCGAGAAGGATGTCGCCGCGACCGAGTTCCCGTTCGCCATCCCCGAGTCCGTCGTGCCGCTCGATGCGGAGACGACGGCGCTGTACTCCGACATCGTGGGCCGTTGGACGGCGAACATGACGTCGACTCCCGACTTCCCGACGACCGCGGCACTTCTGCAGGGGTGGTGGGCGACCCAGTTCGATGATCAGATCGATGGAGTCGTCTCCGTGGATCCGGTGGCTCTGAGCTACTTCCTGGAGGCCACCGGGCCGCTCACGCTCGCGACCGGCGACGTGCTCACCAGCGAGAACGCCGCGGCGCTCCTCATGAATGAGGCCTATTTCATCTATCCCGACGGGCGCGACTCGAACGCCTTCTTCGCTGGCGCCGCAGTCTCCGTGTTCAACGGATTGCTCGCCGGGGGCGCCTCTCCGGTGAAACTCATCGACGCCGGGAGCAAAGCCGCGGTTGAAGGGCGATTGAAGGTTTGGGTGCCTGACGCCGACGCTATGGCCGTCATCGACGGATCTCCTGTCGCCGGAACTCTTCCGATCGACAACGACGAGGAGACGGCCATCGGCGTCTACTTCAACGACACGACCGGTTCGAAGATGGACTACTACGTTGATGCGGCGGTCGCTGTGGAGACCGACCAGTGCACGGCGTTGGGAGCACCCAGCTGGACGACCTCGGTCACTCTGCAGAACGGGATCACGCGGGACAAGGCGAACACTCTGCCGCGGTACATCACCGGACCGTACTTCACCCCCGGAGACATCGGGACCGACTACATCGTCTACGCCCCAGTCGGAGCGACGATCGAGAGTTGGACAGTGAACGGGGAGGCGCGCGATGCGCTCGCACATACGACCCATCTCGGGCGTGATGCGATTCGGGTGAACATCGTTCTGAAGCCGGGAGAGTCCGCCACGCTCCAGGTGCTCATGAAGGGTGCGGAGGCTGCCAAGGGAGCCTCTTACGGACCGCTGACCGTCAAGCACACGCCGATGGTTCGCGAAACCAGCGTGGATATCGCCGCGAAGGGATGCAGCTGA
- a CDS encoding nucleotide sugar dehydrogenase: MSTPQKVVVIGQGYVGLPVAMRAVDAGFTVVGLDIDERRVRALSNGESFVEDISGAELSSALESGRYTPTTSYDDASGFDIAVISVPTPLRESLPDLTFIEEAGRSLSTHLEAGATVILESTTYPGTTEELLVPILEAGSGLRAGDDFYVGYSPERIDPGNQKWNLQTTPKVVSGIDSGSLQHVQAFFDKIVDRTVPVSGTREAELTKLLENTFRHVNIALVNELAVFANQLGVDVWESIDAAATKPFGFMKFTPGPGVGGHCLPVDPSYLSWQVRRELGKSFRFVELANDVNEHMPSYVVERTIDLLNTYKKAVNGSKILIVGLSYKKNTGDVREAPSTRIIELLTQLGAEVSAADPHVSEHQWPTGAVRVDLNHDGIDAFDLAIVVTDHDEFDAQVLTNSTTPVLDTRNALRGENITRL; encoded by the coding sequence ATGTCCACGCCGCAGAAGGTCGTAGTTATCGGTCAGGGATACGTCGGGCTCCCCGTCGCCATGAGGGCAGTCGACGCCGGCTTCACCGTCGTCGGGCTCGACATCGACGAACGCCGCGTGCGGGCGCTCTCCAACGGGGAATCGTTCGTCGAGGACATCAGCGGCGCAGAGCTGTCGAGCGCCCTCGAGTCCGGTCGCTACACGCCCACCACGAGCTACGACGACGCCAGCGGCTTCGACATCGCCGTCATCAGCGTGCCGACCCCGCTCCGCGAGTCCCTGCCCGATCTGACCTTCATCGAAGAAGCGGGTCGTTCGCTCTCGACCCACCTGGAAGCCGGAGCAACGGTGATCCTGGAGTCGACCACCTACCCGGGGACCACCGAGGAGCTTCTCGTTCCGATCCTGGAGGCCGGCAGCGGCCTGCGCGCGGGTGACGACTTCTACGTCGGCTACTCTCCTGAGCGCATCGACCCCGGCAACCAGAAGTGGAACCTGCAGACCACCCCGAAGGTGGTGTCGGGGATCGACTCCGGCTCCCTCCAGCACGTCCAGGCCTTCTTCGACAAGATCGTCGATCGCACCGTGCCCGTCTCCGGCACGCGTGAGGCCGAGCTCACCAAGCTGCTCGAGAACACATTCCGTCATGTCAACATCGCACTCGTCAACGAGCTCGCTGTCTTCGCGAACCAGCTGGGGGTCGATGTGTGGGAGTCCATCGATGCGGCGGCCACGAAGCCTTTCGGCTTCATGAAGTTCACCCCGGGCCCCGGTGTCGGAGGTCACTGCCTCCCGGTCGACCCGAGCTACCTCTCCTGGCAGGTGCGCCGCGAGCTCGGCAAGTCCTTCCGCTTCGTCGAGCTGGCCAATGATGTCAACGAGCACATGCCGAGCTACGTCGTCGAGCGGACGATCGACCTCCTCAACACGTACAAGAAGGCGGTCAACGGGTCGAAGATCCTGATCGTCGGCCTCTCGTACAAGAAGAACACCGGCGACGTGCGCGAGGCACCTTCCACGCGCATCATCGAGCTGCTCACGCAGCTCGGCGCCGAAGTCTCGGCTGCCGACCCGCACGTTTCGGAGCACCAGTGGCCTACGGGCGCCGTCCGCGTCGACCTGAACCACGACGGCATCGACGCGTTCGATCTCGCGATCGTGGTCACCGACCATGACGAGTTCGACGCGCAGGTGCTCACCAACTCGACGACGCCCGTGCTCGACACGCGAAACGCCCTCCGCGGCGAGAACATTACGCGGCTCTGA
- a CDS encoding glycosyltransferase family 4 protein: MRIVYLHQYFNTPEQSGSTRSYEFARRLVERGHEVHIVTSLRDADGLARDWSLDVVEGIHVHRLPVEYNNSMGFIQRLRAFGLFAVKSARRARTLRGDLLIATSTPLTIILPAWYASVGRATPIVFEVRDAWPTVPIALGYLKNPIMKTLARWLERFAYRRAAHVIALSEGMKDDACLHGADRDQVTVIPNASDIELFDVDASNGSRWREAHSIPQDSSVVLYSGTFGAANGVGYLVELASIISKSADDVVFVLMGAGAEFEQVAARAEELGLAGDKVRVLPPVPKSEMPSVLSAATVATSVVVPNPAMEANSANKFFDALASGTPIAINHGGWQADLITRHGIGIVLDSFDLEDAAVQLTALLQDPERLLLFSRAAADLARSEFSRDDLATRFIDVAESTARMQRTLTHR; the protein is encoded by the coding sequence ATGCGAATCGTCTACCTGCACCAGTACTTCAACACTCCTGAACAGTCGGGAAGCACCCGTTCGTACGAGTTTGCACGGCGCTTGGTAGAAAGAGGCCATGAAGTCCACATCGTCACGTCCCTTCGCGACGCTGACGGCCTCGCTCGCGACTGGAGCCTCGACGTCGTGGAAGGCATTCACGTCCACCGTCTCCCCGTCGAATACAACAACTCGATGGGTTTCATCCAGCGCCTTCGCGCTTTCGGACTTTTCGCGGTCAAGTCGGCGCGTCGGGCGCGAACGCTCCGCGGGGACCTACTGATCGCGACGAGCACTCCGCTGACAATCATCCTTCCCGCGTGGTACGCCAGTGTGGGAAGAGCGACACCGATCGTCTTCGAAGTACGTGATGCGTGGCCAACCGTGCCGATTGCGCTGGGGTACTTGAAGAACCCGATCATGAAGACGCTTGCGCGATGGCTTGAGCGTTTTGCGTACCGCCGAGCAGCTCATGTGATCGCCCTGTCTGAAGGCATGAAGGACGATGCGTGCCTTCATGGAGCCGACCGCGATCAGGTGACCGTGATCCCGAACGCATCGGACATCGAGCTGTTCGACGTCGATGCGAGCAACGGGTCCCGATGGCGCGAAGCGCATTCGATTCCTCAAGACTCGTCTGTGGTGCTGTACAGCGGAACATTCGGCGCTGCTAACGGAGTCGGCTACCTGGTCGAGTTGGCGAGCATCATCTCCAAGTCCGCCGATGATGTCGTTTTCGTCCTCATGGGGGCCGGTGCCGAATTCGAGCAGGTCGCCGCACGCGCAGAGGAACTGGGCCTTGCCGGGGACAAGGTCCGGGTTCTACCCCCTGTACCCAAATCGGAGATGCCTAGCGTCCTCTCGGCCGCAACAGTGGCGACCTCCGTCGTGGTACCGAACCCCGCGATGGAAGCGAATAGTGCAAACAAGTTCTTCGATGCCCTGGCCAGCGGCACCCCTATCGCGATCAATCACGGCGGATGGCAAGCAGACCTCATCACGCGCCATGGGATCGGCATCGTGCTCGACTCATTCGACCTTGAGGATGCCGCAGTCCAACTGACCGCGCTTCTGCAGGATCCCGAACGTCTCCTTCTCTTCTCACGGGCGGCAGCCGACCTCGCTCGTTCCGAGTTCTCTCGCGACGATCTCGCCACGCGCTTCATCGACGTTGCAGAGTCCACCGCCCGCATGCAGCGAACGCTCACACATCGATGA
- a CDS encoding glycosyltransferase, which translates to MTTDAPDHKLHALVSYNRPRNADNHFVNLFTGAVSSDDVQIHYFTPRYVIAGRIDVFSLHWPELLAKGSSPVKQLVKYALLSILIVRIVVARIPVLYTVHNEAPHEATRSRWQRFFYRRITRLVTFRAYLNEAETNDYTHGCVVLHGAYPVKPSTSRPLRSPVPNVLCFGNVRPYKGLELVIGAAKIADPSTVSFRIVGAGNDENYLQQLRRQGADVQGLSLEFGYLDDDDLLACIAQSSAAILPYRHMYNSGVALLALSAGRPILVPDSPANAALASEIGTSWVRILPTSASDEEWAREASAAAAHDIASSGAVPDLSRRQWDDIGGLYRQLLVRIRDLSRSHSRREVPARMRSFVEASPDFVQHSQRNAADSDTEAGANRVSS; encoded by the coding sequence TTGACCACCGACGCACCGGACCACAAACTCCATGCTCTCGTTTCCTACAATCGGCCAAGGAACGCCGACAACCATTTCGTGAATCTGTTCACAGGCGCAGTGTCCTCCGACGATGTTCAGATCCACTACTTCACGCCGCGATACGTGATCGCAGGACGTATCGATGTGTTCAGCCTCCACTGGCCGGAGTTGCTCGCGAAGGGTTCCAGCCCCGTCAAACAGCTCGTGAAGTACGCCCTCCTGAGCATCCTGATCGTCCGCATCGTCGTGGCCCGGATTCCAGTCCTTTACACGGTGCATAACGAAGCGCCGCACGAAGCAACACGCTCACGATGGCAGCGATTCTTCTATCGACGCATCACTCGCCTGGTGACGTTCCGCGCATACCTCAACGAGGCTGAGACGAACGATTACACCCATGGCTGTGTCGTCCTCCATGGCGCTTACCCCGTGAAGCCGAGCACGTCCCGTCCGTTGCGATCACCGGTTCCGAACGTGTTGTGCTTCGGAAATGTTCGCCCCTATAAGGGCCTAGAGCTGGTCATCGGTGCAGCCAAAATAGCCGATCCGTCGACGGTCTCATTCAGGATCGTGGGCGCCGGCAATGATGAGAACTATCTGCAGCAACTTCGCCGACAGGGGGCCGATGTACAGGGTCTCTCTCTGGAGTTCGGATACCTGGACGACGACGACCTGCTCGCCTGCATCGCTCAGTCTTCGGCGGCAATCCTGCCGTATCGGCATATGTACAACTCAGGTGTAGCGCTACTGGCGCTTTCCGCAGGCCGCCCCATCCTGGTACCGGATAGCCCCGCGAACGCCGCACTCGCGTCGGAGATCGGCACGAGTTGGGTACGAATCCTGCCTACGTCGGCTAGTGACGAGGAATGGGCGCGCGAGGCGTCCGCCGCTGCTGCCCATGACATCGCTTCCTCAGGAGCAGTTCCAGACCTTTCACGCCGCCAGTGGGACGACATCGGCGGGCTGTACCGACAACTTCTGGTTCGCATCCGCGACCTTTCCAGGTCGCACTCTCGTCGCGAAGTCCCAGCAAGAATGCGATCGTTCGTCGAGGCATCGCCCGACTTCGTTCAGCACTCCCAGCGCAACGCCGCAGATAGTGATACCGAGGCAGGAGCCAACCGTGTCAGTAGCTAG
- a CDS encoding lipopolysaccharide biosynthesis protein: protein MSVASAAASGARLTITGQILRFGVQLVSIMVLSRLLTVSDFGYFGMIAAITGAAVLIGDFGLSSASMQARSISDQQRSNLFWVNSGIGLIAALLLFAFADPLANFYGQGGLVPLICALSAVFVLSSLTTQYYADAAREMKFKLLAVADVVAPITGLLVAILLAVSGAGVWSLVAQQLVTLSVRLLIVAVGTRWIPRLPARAPMRGLLTFGLSAFGVQALNYVSSSIDSVLIGRYLGPAQLGLYDRAYQLFKLPMQQIAAPLTRVALPVLARQQDDMGRLNSAIRRAHHLIILLIGAALTFLLAAGQAVIGVFLGAGWSGATPVLSILAVGGFFQMSGYAYYWAFLATGRTTLQLKFSVVTRVLMIALILVSVQFGLLGVAAGVSLGLVLNWLVLTIWPVRAIGIEIKPLLRESVRPMVAHIIAGTLTFLVGLWLVGFQLPPILILSAQALCALLSYALLAVLSRGLRRDFHVIYQFVRSSL, encoded by the coding sequence GTGTCAGTAGCTAGCGCAGCTGCCAGCGGCGCTCGGCTCACTATCACAGGACAGATTCTCCGGTTCGGGGTCCAACTCGTGAGCATCATGGTGCTCTCTCGTTTGTTGACCGTGAGCGATTTCGGCTACTTCGGAATGATCGCCGCAATCACCGGAGCGGCGGTTCTTATCGGCGACTTCGGGCTTTCATCGGCATCGATGCAAGCCCGATCGATCTCGGATCAGCAACGCAGCAACCTGTTCTGGGTCAACTCCGGGATCGGGTTGATCGCAGCGCTCCTTCTGTTCGCGTTCGCTGATCCCCTCGCGAACTTCTACGGGCAGGGCGGACTCGTACCACTGATCTGTGCATTGTCAGCGGTCTTCGTCCTCAGTTCATTGACGACTCAGTACTACGCAGACGCTGCGCGCGAGATGAAGTTCAAGCTGTTGGCCGTCGCCGACGTGGTTGCTCCGATCACCGGTCTACTGGTCGCGATCCTCCTGGCAGTGTCAGGTGCGGGCGTCTGGAGTCTGGTCGCACAGCAGTTGGTCACGCTCTCGGTCCGGTTGCTGATTGTGGCCGTGGGAACTCGTTGGATTCCCAGGCTCCCCGCGCGGGCGCCTATGCGAGGCCTGCTGACTTTTGGCTTGTCAGCGTTCGGCGTCCAAGCGCTCAACTACGTGAGCTCGAGCATCGATTCTGTTCTCATAGGCCGCTACCTTGGCCCAGCGCAGCTGGGGCTCTACGACCGTGCTTACCAGCTGTTCAAGCTGCCCATGCAGCAGATCGCAGCGCCGCTCACCCGAGTTGCACTGCCCGTACTCGCCCGCCAGCAAGACGACATGGGCCGGTTGAACTCGGCGATCCGTCGTGCTCACCACCTGATTATTCTCCTCATCGGAGCTGCGCTGACCTTCCTTCTCGCGGCCGGGCAGGCCGTGATCGGAGTCTTCCTCGGAGCGGGATGGAGCGGTGCTACTCCCGTCCTCTCGATCCTCGCGGTCGGCGGCTTCTTCCAGATGTCCGGATATGCCTACTACTGGGCTTTCCTAGCGACAGGACGCACGACCCTGCAGCTCAAGTTCTCGGTCGTAACCCGGGTGTTGATGATCGCTCTGATCTTGGTGAGTGTGCAGTTCGGTCTCCTCGGCGTCGCAGCGGGTGTGTCGCTCGGTCTCGTTCTGAACTGGCTCGTACTCACGATCTGGCCCGTGCGGGCGATCGGCATAGAGATCAAGCCGCTGCTTCGCGAATCCGTTCGTCCGATGGTCGCGCACATCATCGCCGGGACTCTGACATTTCTCGTCGGGCTGTGGCTGGTCGGTTTCCAGCTGCCTCCCATCCTCATCCTGAGCGCTCAAGCCCTATGCGCACTTCTGTCCTATGCCCTGCTGGCGGTTCTGTCCCGAGGGCTGAGACGCGACTTCCATGTGATCTACCAATTCGTTCGGAGCTCCCTATGA
- a CDS encoding polysaccharide pyruvyl transferase family protein, producing the protein MTIHNVQGVKVVHWNPLRGTTPRPLRALGIGDRVENFGDVMGPAVVERSLDAHAPVRSRTLRRPRTRRLLSIGSIMHMARTGDVIWGTGVNGKVAESAYRFAQLDVRAVRGPLTRQWLLARNINVPEVYGDPALLTPALFPEFAALAQEKRHHLTIVPNFHDYQLLGQTAGVIDPRGEFRDVISHIVQSEQVIASSLHGVILAEAFGIPVAAMKSSTEPSFKYLDYFEGTGRTEVPVAETVEDAKKLLASRHIHENPLAAWVPKPLQQAFPIDLWRSGAEPRSAV; encoded by the coding sequence ATGACGATTCACAATGTTCAGGGCGTCAAAGTGGTTCATTGGAACCCGCTTCGTGGCACCACACCGCGTCCATTGCGAGCGCTGGGTATCGGCGATCGCGTAGAGAACTTCGGCGACGTCATGGGCCCAGCTGTCGTAGAGAGGTCACTCGATGCGCACGCGCCGGTAAGAAGCCGCACACTGCGTCGCCCTCGAACCAGACGCCTGCTGTCTATCGGGTCGATTATGCATATGGCCCGAACGGGAGACGTGATCTGGGGAACCGGCGTCAACGGCAAGGTTGCGGAATCTGCCTACCGATTCGCGCAACTCGACGTACGTGCCGTGCGAGGACCGCTGACCCGACAGTGGCTGCTCGCTCGAAACATCAATGTCCCCGAGGTCTACGGCGATCCAGCGCTCTTGACCCCAGCGCTGTTTCCGGAATTCGCTGCACTCGCGCAGGAGAAACGCCACCACCTGACGATCGTGCCGAACTTCCACGACTATCAGCTGCTCGGCCAGACCGCCGGGGTGATCGACCCGCGTGGAGAGTTCCGGGATGTCATCTCGCACATCGTGCAGAGCGAACAGGTCATCGCGAGTTCGCTTCATGGCGTGATCCTCGCCGAGGCCTTCGGCATTCCGGTCGCCGCCATGAAGTCGAGCACAGAGCCATCGTTCAAGTACTTGGACTACTTCGAGGGCACCGGAAGGACCGAGGTACCTGTCGCCGAGACTGTGGAGGACGCCAAGAAGCTACTGGCCTCACGGCACATCCACGAGAACCCGCTCGCAGCATGGGTGCCCAAGCCGCTGCAGCAGGCGTTCCCGATCGACCTCTGGCGATCGGGCGCGGAGCCGCGATCCGCTGTGTGA
- a CDS encoding glycosyltransferase family 4 protein, whose protein sequence is MQALVSQDDIDFELVGRVNRTMGTNGDPVAAADDVLARVGELRRVGVFRALYWDRGLVSRVLRTRATAIVLEGNVYGLSNWIAIAVARMRRRKVVFWGHAWKRPETGGKLRLRKAFYKLADGHLTYGEWAPAFAGSVGLDAGTFVPVFNSIYPSRELMSEAPRERRASREGALSLIYSGRLTARHKVDQAIAAVLAVNAHGHDVRLTIVGDGPERPRADALAHESDRIDLLGAVYDLDRLRELYRSADFAVSPGATGLNVIQALGFGVPVIAAQGDLQSGPEIEAVRDGETGLLYPAAEGTAGLVDTIVALVSLSDDDFASYSAAGKAVVNDRYTAEKHASAVVAALVGLLRA, encoded by the coding sequence GTGCAGGCCTTGGTGTCGCAGGATGATATCGACTTCGAGCTGGTCGGTCGCGTGAATCGCACCATGGGGACGAACGGGGACCCGGTTGCGGCGGCGGATGACGTCCTCGCCCGTGTCGGCGAGCTGCGGCGCGTCGGAGTGTTTCGGGCCCTGTACTGGGATCGCGGATTGGTGTCGAGGGTTCTTCGGACCCGCGCCACGGCGATCGTCCTGGAAGGTAACGTCTATGGTCTCTCGAACTGGATCGCGATCGCGGTCGCACGGATGCGTCGGCGGAAGGTCGTGTTCTGGGGGCATGCGTGGAAGCGCCCTGAAACGGGCGGCAAGCTGCGGCTGAGAAAGGCCTTCTACAAGCTTGCAGACGGGCATCTGACTTATGGGGAATGGGCGCCGGCATTCGCCGGATCTGTCGGGTTGGATGCGGGCACATTCGTACCGGTCTTCAACAGCATCTATCCAAGCCGGGAGCTCATGTCGGAGGCACCCCGTGAACGTCGCGCATCGCGCGAGGGCGCGCTGTCTCTGATCTACTCCGGTCGGTTGACCGCTCGCCATAAGGTCGATCAGGCGATCGCCGCTGTCTTGGCAGTGAACGCGCATGGACACGACGTGCGGTTGACGATCGTCGGCGACGGGCCGGAGCGGCCGCGCGCGGATGCCCTGGCTCACGAGTCCGACCGGATTGATCTTCTCGGGGCCGTGTACGACCTCGATCGGCTCCGTGAGCTCTACCGGAGCGCGGACTTCGCCGTTTCGCCGGGCGCGACCGGTCTCAACGTGATTCAGGCGCTCGGATTCGGCGTGCCGGTGATCGCCGCGCAGGGGGATCTGCAGAGCGGACCAGAGATCGAAGCCGTCAGAGACGGAGAGACGGGCTTGCTCTACCCCGCCGCAGAGGGCACGGCGGGGCTTGTCGACACTATCGTGGCGCTGGTATCGCTCTCAGACGACGACTTTGCCTCTTACTCTGCGGCAGGGAAGGCTGTCGTCAATGACCGCTACACCGCCGAGAAGCATGCCTCTGCCGTCGTAGCTGCCCTGGTGGGTCTCCTCAGGGCTTGA
- a CDS encoding NeuD/PglB/VioB family sugar acetyltransferase has product MTERVVVVGAGGFGRETLDVIEALIAAGASIQVLGVLDAAPRDADLDQLTKRGIPYLGTEAEWLPGATGDERYIVAVGAPAVRRRVAARFSDAGLRAATVIHPSAVIGSQSRIGDGVVITSGVQVSTNVTLGDHVHLNPASVIGHDAVLSDFVSVNPGAIVSGNVDVRSGVLLGAGSVVLQGLAVGAGATVGASACVTKDVEAGTTVVGVPARDVALRPLAGG; this is encoded by the coding sequence ATGACTGAGCGCGTCGTCGTCGTCGGCGCCGGGGGATTCGGCCGTGAGACGCTCGACGTCATCGAGGCGCTGATCGCCGCCGGCGCGTCGATCCAGGTCCTCGGCGTACTCGATGCCGCTCCCCGTGATGCTGATCTCGATCAGTTGACGAAGCGGGGGATCCCGTACCTCGGCACGGAGGCGGAATGGCTGCCCGGAGCGACGGGAGATGAGCGCTACATCGTCGCGGTCGGTGCTCCTGCCGTTCGTCGACGCGTCGCCGCGCGATTCTCGGATGCCGGCCTGCGTGCTGCGACCGTGATCCACCCCTCGGCCGTTATCGGTTCTCAGTCGCGCATCGGCGACGGTGTCGTCATCACCAGCGGTGTGCAGGTCTCCACGAACGTCACGCTGGGAGATCACGTGCATCTGAACCCCGCGAGTGTGATCGGGCACGATGCGGTGCTGTCGGACTTCGTGTCGGTGAATCCCGGAGCGATCGTGTCGGGCAACGTCGACGTCCGGTCCGGTGTCCTTCTCGGCGCCGGTTCGGTGGTGCTGCAGGGACTCGCCGTGGGAGCGGGAGCCACGGTGGGAGCATCCGCCTGCGTCACGAAGGACGTCGAGGCGGGGACGACCGTCGTGGGTGTGCCGGCGCGCGACGTGGCTCTTCGGCCGCTGGCGGGGGGATGA
- a CDS encoding sugar transferase, protein MDAEVSQRMPRPYDALKRALDIVTAAVGLVVLSPVILVTAIAVRVNLGSPVLFSQPRPGRNGRVFRLYKFRSMRNVDAARGWISDEQRLTRFGRVLRSTSLDELPSLWNVLRGDMSVVGPRPLLVEYLPRYSPEQARRHEVRPGITGLAQVNGRNTVDWEQRFALDVRYVDSRSLALDARILIGTVRSVVVREGISAEGHATMRKFGESDD, encoded by the coding sequence ATGGACGCTGAGGTGTCTCAGCGCATGCCCCGGCCGTACGACGCCCTCAAGCGCGCCCTCGACATCGTGACGGCCGCCGTCGGGCTCGTCGTGCTCAGCCCCGTCATCCTGGTCACGGCGATCGCGGTGCGCGTGAATCTGGGAAGCCCGGTGCTCTTCAGTCAACCGCGCCCGGGCCGGAACGGCCGCGTCTTCCGGTTGTACAAGTTCCGATCGATGCGCAACGTCGACGCGGCGCGCGGGTGGATCAGCGACGAGCAGCGTCTGACGCGATTCGGGCGTGTGCTCCGCTCCACGAGCCTCGACGAACTGCCGTCGTTGTGGAACGTGCTCCGAGGTGACATGAGCGTCGTCGGTCCACGGCCTCTCCTCGTCGAGTACCTGCCTCGCTACTCGCCTGAGCAGGCGCGTCGGCACGAGGTGCGCCCCGGGATCACTGGTCTTGCGCAGGTCAACGGCCGTAATACGGTGGACTGGGAGCAACGCTTCGCGCTCGACGTGCGATACGTCGATTCCCGCAGTCTCGCCCTCGACGCACGCATCCTGATCGGCACGGTCCGCTCCGTCGTCGTGCGTGAGGGGATCAGCGCGGAAGGGCATGCCACGATGAGGAAGTTCGGGGAGAGCGATGACTGA